A genomic region of Denticeps clupeoides chromosome 17, fDenClu1.1, whole genome shotgun sequence contains the following coding sequences:
- the myod1 gene encoding LOW QUALITY PROTEIN: myoblast determination protein 1 homolog (The sequence of the model RefSeq protein was modified relative to this genomic sequence to represent the inferred CDS: deleted 2 bases in 2 codons) has product MELSDIPFPISAADDFYDDPCFNTSDMHFFEDLDPRLVHVSLLKADDHHHMEDEHIRAPSGHHQAGRCLLWACKACKRKTTNADRRKAATMRERRRLSKVNDAFETLKRCTSTNPNQRLPKVEILRNAISYIESLQALLRSQDDSYYPSLEQYSGDSDASSPRSSCSDGMADFSGPSCSSRRRSSYDSSYYADTVQRSEVRCSKKAAVSSLDCLSSIVERISTDSAPCPSFPAQDGPEGSPGSPQEGSVPSPTNCPQPTQDPVYHVL; this is encoded by the exons ATGGAGTTGTCGGATATTCCCTTCCCCATCTCCGCCGCCGATGACTTTTACGAC GACCCCTGCTTCAACACC AGCGACATGCATTTCTTCGAGGACCTGGACCCCCGGCTGGTGCACGTCAGCTTGCTGAAGGCGGACGACCACCACCACATGGAGGACGAGCACATTCGGGCCCCCAGCGGCCACCACCAGGCCGGCAGGTGCCTCCTGTGGGCGTGCAAGGCGTGCAAGCGCAAAACGACCAACGCCGACCGCAGGAAGGCGGCCACCATGCGGGAGAGGAGGCGCCTCAGCAAGGTCAACGACGCCTTCGAGACCCTGAAGAGGTGCACCTCCACCAACCCCAACCAGAGGCTCCCGAAGGTGGAGATCCTCCGCAACGCCATCAGCTACATCGAGTCCCTGCAGGCGCTGCTCCGCAGCCAGGACGACAGCTACTACCCGAGCCTGGAGCAGTACAGCGGGGACTCGGACGCGTCCAGCCCGCGGTCCAGCTGCTCCGACGGCATG GCTGACTTCAGTGGACCTTCTTGCTCGTCCAGGAGACGGAGCAGCTACGACAGCTCGTACTACGCCGATACGGTCCAACGgt CAGAGGTCCGCTGCAGTAAGAAGGCGGCCGTGTCCAGCTTGGACTGCCTGTCCAGCATCGTGGAGAGGATTTCCACGGACAGCGCCCCGTGTCCGTCCTTCCCCGCCCAGGACGGGCCGGAGGGGAGTCCGGGCTCCCCGCAGGAGGGCTCCGTGCCCTCGCCGACGAACTGTCCCCAGCCCACCCAGGACCCGGTGTACCACGTGCTCTGA